Within the Mumia flava genome, the region TCCAGGTAGGTCACCAGCATCACGACCCGTTGCGGTCGCTCGGCCCGGGCGAGCGCGCTGTCGTCCGCCGTGCGAACCACGACCCGGTCGCCGTCGACGCGGAAGTTGACCGGGGTCGCATCGACCCCCTCGGCTCCGTCGTACGCCAGGTGCCCGACGCGCGCCGTCTCGAGGAGCTCGCGCGCCTCGCCCGCGTCCACCGTGCGAAGTCTCTCGTTCGCCATCGGCCCACCCCCTCGCCTCCATCCTAGGGAGGTACGCGCACGCCGTCCCCCGGCAGGACGCCCCGCAGCCCGGTGCGGTCGCGGCCGGGGCCGCTAGGCTGGCCGCAGTCGAGCGACAGGGGTGCCGATGGCGAGCGTGTCGGAGTTCGGAGAGCCGCAGTCGGTGACCGCACCGCTGACCGAGAACGCCGTGTTCCTCGTCGTCACGCTGGCCGACGACGCCGACGCGCCCGAGCGGGCCCTCGACGTGCTCACCGACGTCGACGCACTCGTCCGCGCGGTCGGGTTCCGCAGCCTGCACGGCGGGCTCACGTGCGTCGTCGGGATCGGCTCGCACGCCTGGGACCGGATGGGCCTCACGCCCCGCCCCCGGTTCCTGCACCCGTTCGAGCAGGTGGTCGGCG harbors:
- a CDS encoding pyridoxamine 5'-phosphate oxidase family protein, which produces MANERLRTVDAGEARELLETARVGHLAYDGAEGVDATPVNFRVDGDRVVVRTADDSALARAERPQRVVMLVTYLERLAQKAWSVKVRGTLSEPPPEALPEVEPAPWTGAPGTVLLEISLDEITGRRVG